TAGTCATtcccttgctttgcaccttgccaaGAATAATGCAACGCACGTGTAGAAATATACAGTCTTTTATCATCAGAATAacataaagcagttccagcatcgaatacacaagttacacagtctgtctttctcctctttacttccccacacaccacaaacacatccttttcttttcctgtctttatagcccatcaccgtcatttagtcattaggtgatttagggtctgcacctgtatcgcctgagggttttgattaactctttactgtcagttaaccctttcatggctggttttccttctttgtgaaatgtacatgctaacaAGTATAAATTTGGCTTGGCTAGGTTTCTGAAGGTCCTGTAGGGCAATGATGTAGAAGACACTTCTGGGATGGGGCAGAGACATGATAAAGGCTACATTTTAACAGGGGAAGATGAAGGtggtagctgctgctgctgcactgtctTTACCTCCAGCCACTTAGGAAGCACCATTACTGTTGTAACTCACACAGTTACTGTTGTAACTCTTCAGCTCAGAATGCAATTCTAGGAACGACTGGAGAGATCTTTCCCTTAGATCTAAATGCATGATGAAAGCTATAAAAACAGAGCATTCTTAAAGTGGACCAGAGTTGCTGTAAAGAAGTCTGTCTCCAACAAATTTCAAATTCCTTAGACAAAAATCTCAAGGGAAAAGGAAATAGGCTTTTTGTAATATCTTCTACAAAAAGAGAGAGCGAATAACCCGACAAAGAAAAAAACCAAGAAAATGCTTTATTACAATTTAATTCTGCATAATTTAAAATAACATCATTAGTCGCCatacaaatttatttttaactatAAAATCAGTTGCCAGTGTATGTTTCAGTACCACACAGTCTCAGGTTCCCCTTGCACATTAAGGCACATGTGGCCCAGCTATCAACCATGTAAAAGCTCAGCCTAGAGAAATCCCTTCCACTGGGGAGATCAGAAAGCCTTTTCACACTGGCTCCTGCAGCATCTCGAAATTATGTCTACAAGGCAGACGATGAAGGTTTCACATGGTTTTAGGGTTGCACATTCTATACTAAGCTGAACATCAAAGTACAAAACTATTGGCCCGCAGAGTCTGGTCATATTACTGGGTCTAAAGGCATCAAagcctaatgtacacagttttgtctGGTGTTCAAAAAGGATTTGGAAACACAGATTAGACCAAATCATCTTTAACTGCATTCTCTAGTCACCAAGAAAGTGTGCGTCTCCCCTTTTTATCCTGAGAATGGTCAGATCAGGGGCAAAGGAACCAGGCCAGAATCTCTgttgtggggggagagagaagagaccaCCACATTTCAATTATAGCAATCTAGTCAGGTTAGCCTCCACTCTCAGAGGACTTCTAGGTGCAGATTTTGTTCGCACATGATGAGAACTATACCGAGTCCAAGTTACCAGTCTAGCTCCACTACTCCCACATTTTATTGGCATCAACACAAATGACAGCTCACAAGTACCACCATTCTAAATTCAGACAAAGTTTGCTCTCCACTGGTACACCCTAGGATTGTAACCAGAACAATCGTCATATAAAACATACCTAATTCATTTCAAAATGGGGTCAAGctaaaaaaaaagaggaacatAATTCTACTCAGTATTGTTTTCTTCCTAGGCAGCATCACAGCACACCTGCGGAGAAAATACTCGCTAACACTTCCTTAAGAACTGCCATTCATAAACTTGTTCATCAGATAAATAAGCTGTCCTGAGCCAGACTGATGCTACAAAGCATCAAGCTCTCAATAAACTGAAGATCTTGAACTTGGCCACATATCAATAAAAAGTTTCTTAATGCCACTAGATGATATCATTTGTGATGTTAAAGAGGCATGTACACAACACAATTCTTTTCCAGGTAAGGAAAGTTAATATTTCAGTGAAAGTTAAAACCCTGCTTATATGCATCTATATTGGGTATCTATACCCTAGAGATTAACAGACCAGTGCAACTTTTTAATATCATTTACACCTGAATGTTTAGAAGGCAAGAAGTTACTGACTTCTTTACCTGCAGGATaaaacataatgagaaggcacaGAAATACTGCTTTGTAGTATAGGCAGTCAGGTTTAAAAGGTGGGCAGGGATGTAGTGAGCAAATGAGACCTTCTGCTCTACAACAGGCAGATCTCTACCACCAATACCACATGCAGAAGATTTAAGGTCAACCATAGCATTTGGAGAAGGAAGAGCATGCCAAGGAGCTGATGAAGACACACTGCCAAAATGCCTAAAAGGACATCATGACCAGCTAGTCCAGAGTTTCATTAAGGGTACCTGTGGTGTAGCTGGCTATGGTAAGCCTCATGACAGTATCAAGCATGCCTAAATCAAGTGAACAGGCATGTTCTCTTCATTGTGGGGTTTGGTCAGTCTGGCAGGAATGCCATCCTAGAGCAGGCATGGCAAGAGTATCATCTTGGAGTGATGGACTTGTCTGCCAAGCTGACAAAGGAATTCTCATCCTGTGAAGTGCAAGCCCAACTTTAAAAGGCTATGCAGAAAAGTCAGCTTTTGAAAGAATGCCTTGGTGTTGCTGATATGATAGAGGGACACCCTCCAGCAGCAGAAACAAAGGAACTGCATTATAATGCTGTTTTCTGACCCTGAAAACAAAAATAGACTAGCTCCCAGTCCCAGAACCTGGGCCTGCAGCAAGTTTCACAGAGAGGGGCACAGACTGGCTTTGATCTTATTAAAAGCCCTTTCAGGGATCACCCATCCCTCTCTGTTCTGTTATTACATGTGGGCCTTGCATGCCATAGTTGAGAAGTTTTAAAATTCAGAAGGTGCTTTTGAACACTCTTGACAAATTGACTGAGTTCTTGGAAAGGCACAGCCCTGTCTACACAACAAGACAGCTGACCAGTGATGAAATGGCTGGAAAAAGCAACAGCGGCACATAAAGCAAAACTGATCATTGGCTTGTTTCAGCAAGGACTGTCATCTTAGGTTTGTATAGCAAAGAAAGCACTTGGCTTAGAAGGTCTCTTGGCCGTAGCTCTCCTCCACCGAAGAGACAGAGAACTACATAAGCAGAGACACCGAGAATATGTTGGAGAGTCCTTAAACCTGGAATCAAGAGGTTCGTTTCAGTCTGCTGAACTGGCACCTGAACTGCAGGAGTACTTGCTGAAAAAAATCTCTCTTTAGAGCCATTAGTGCAAGATGCAATTAGATTAAGAAGGCGACCTGCAAAACATCCCAAGCCCTCGGTCTTTTTTGCTCTGCATTCCTTGGCGACTACAATAGAAGGCACTTCTTGGAGTTCTTCTTGGTCACAGGATATAAAACAGCGCGCACAGCTTCGGCAAAGACTTCTCTCACCCCCTCCTGGTTGAGCGCCGAGCATTCCAAGTATTTGACTGCTCCGATCTGTTTGGCCAGCGACGCCCCCTGCTGGGGGGTGGTAGGGGCCAGGCTCTGCTCCTTCAGCTTTTTCACTGCCTCCGTGTTGTTTCTCAAGTCCTTCTTGGTGCCGACGAGAAGGATTGGTACATTTGGGCAGTGGTGAGACACCTCGGGGTGCCATTTGTGCCGCACATTTGCATACGAGGAGGGGCTTCCAATAGAAAAGCAGATGACGAAGACGTTGGTCTGAGGGTAGGAAAGGGTCCGCAGGCGGTCATATTCCTCCTGGCCTGCTGTGTCCCAGAGATTCAGGCTAACCATCCTGCCATCAACAGTCATCTGAGCACTGTAGTTGTCAAACACCGTGGGGATATATTCCTCAGGGAATGCATTGGTGGTGTAGCTGATAAGCAGGCAGGTCTTTCCCACAGCACCATCGCCAACAACCACACATTTTATCGTCTGCATTCTTTTACTCTGAAGGGAAGAGTCCTGCACAAAGAAAGGAAGAAGTCAGAGGAAGCCCAGCTGTTATTTGGTTAAAAAAATACAAGATATCCAGTATTGCTAGAAGAGTTACCCAGATCTCACTGGTAACTGAGTGACAGACATACATTTATCACTTTTCCAAAGGTGACTTACTTCCCACTCACCTTGGGGGCTGCAAAGCCAAAGAGCAGCTCACTGTGGCCTCTACCATCAAGCAAGGGCCTTTAGGAAGCTGCACTCCCTGCTTCCCAGGAAGAAATCATGCCCAGGGGGAGATCAACCTGGTCCCACCCATTGGCAAAGGAAGGAGCAACTTCAGGGAGCTGATTTCCCACCTTCCTGCTAGAAAACATTAGACTTAAGGGGAAAGGCCATAGTGTAAGAGGCAGTGCATCTGCCTTACAGGCAGAAGGTTCCAAAAGCAATCCCCggaatcttcaggtagggctggaaaagacgcctgcttgaaaccctggagtg
The DNA window shown above is from Rhineura floridana isolate rRhiFlo1 chromosome 16, rRhiFlo1.hap2, whole genome shotgun sequence and carries:
- the LOC133371255 gene encoding rho-related GTP-binding protein RhoG-like, whose protein sequence is MQTIKCVVVGDGAVGKTCLLISYTTNAFPEEYIPTVFDNYSAQMTVDGRMVSLNLWDTAGQEEYDRLRTLSYPQTNVFVICFSIGSPSSYANVRHKWHPEVSHHCPNVPILLVGTKKDLRNNTEAVKKLKEQSLAPTTPQQGASLAKQIGAVKYLECSALNQEGVREVFAEAVRAVLYPVTKKNSKKCLLL